In one Zobellia galactanivorans genomic region, the following are encoded:
- a CDS encoding ABC transporter permease, translating into MHKLWASTYKEFLLVTRDIGGLAVLFLMPLLLVIVITTIQDNSFKSVKETKLPILLVDLDKGKVSEDILQGLADSKLFQVDMAATDEEAKAQVLKGDYQLAIVIPENLSSELEVKINENVDGILSKFSDNEESIPEPKSIAKSKEVKLYFDPATQQSFKSSVRSNIDKMISKIETETIYKAFQEQLTDDPSEEIFETEQFITFTEIVPSKHKEALIPNSTQHNIPAWTLFAIFFIILPLAINMVKEKNQGTFVRLRTNPVSYATVLGGKTIVFVGVSLVQFALMLAVGIFLFPLIGLPKLDVSGRLPLLFVVAFFAGLAAVGLGLLLGTVAKTQEQSAPFGATFVVILAAIGGVWVPVFAMPKFMQLLSNLSPMNWGLSAFYDVFLRNATFIELIPEISLLLGFFVITTLIAIIYNERKNAV; encoded by the coding sequence ATGCATAAACTTTGGGCCTCTACATACAAGGAGTTTTTACTCGTAACACGCGACATCGGGGGCTTGGCCGTACTATTTCTAATGCCCTTGCTATTGGTGATCGTTATCACCACCATTCAAGACAATTCATTCAAGTCCGTAAAAGAGACCAAACTGCCGATCCTATTGGTCGATCTTGACAAGGGAAAAGTATCGGAAGACATCTTACAGGGTTTAGCCGACTCCAAATTATTTCAAGTGGATATGGCAGCTACCGATGAGGAAGCCAAAGCACAAGTACTTAAAGGCGACTATCAACTGGCCATTGTCATACCTGAAAACCTATCGTCGGAACTCGAGGTCAAAATCAACGAGAACGTAGACGGCATTCTTTCTAAATTCAGCGATAACGAAGAAAGCATTCCCGAGCCTAAATCGATAGCCAAGTCCAAGGAAGTAAAACTTTACTTTGATCCGGCTACGCAGCAATCGTTCAAGAGCTCGGTTCGCAGTAACATTGACAAGATGATCTCAAAAATAGAGACCGAGACCATCTACAAGGCCTTTCAAGAGCAGTTGACCGACGATCCCTCGGAAGAAATCTTTGAGACGGAGCAATTCATCACCTTTACCGAAATTGTACCCAGCAAGCACAAAGAAGCCTTGATCCCGAACTCTACCCAGCACAACATTCCCGCATGGACGCTTTTTGCCATCTTTTTCATCATTCTGCCCCTGGCCATTAATATGGTCAAAGAAAAAAATCAAGGGACTTTTGTGCGATTGAGGACGAACCCCGTATCGTATGCCACCGTTCTTGGCGGTAAAACCATAGTGTTTGTAGGCGTTTCCTTGGTGCAGTTCGCCTTAATGTTGGCCGTGGGCATTTTTCTCTTCCCCCTAATAGGACTTCCCAAACTCGATGTTTCGGGCAGACTGCCCCTTTTGTTCGTGGTGGCCTTCTTTGCAGGTCTGGCGGCCGTTGGCCTTGGCCTGTTGCTGGGCACCGTTGCCAAGACCCAAGAACAGTCGGCTCCTTTCGGTGCCACTTTTGTGGTCATCTTAGCCGCTATCGGAGGGGTTTGGGTCCCTGTTTTTGCCATGCCCAAATTTATGCAGTTGCTCTCTAACCTATCACCAATGAATTGGGGGTTAAGTGCATTTTATGATGTATTTTTGCGCAACGCAACCTTTATTGAGCTTATCCCCGAAATATCGCTTTTACTCGGTTTTTTCGTAATCACAACGCTCATTGCCATTATCTATAACGAAAGAAAAAATGCCGTCTAA
- a CDS encoding LpxL/LpxP family acyltransferase, which produces MATEWKGKSKGTVLGYRIYIFFIKKLGLGASYLLLHFVVLYYCIFSVDSTRSIFYYFHKRLGHSTLKSLFNIYRSYYIFGQTIIDKAAISAGLRDRFTYEFDGIEKIEQLLSEKKGGILLSAHIGNFEVAEFFLQDVNAFSSINLVTWDQEHEEIKAYMESVTSKSNIKLILIKEDMSHIFEIHTALTNGELVCFTGDRYIEGSKFLEQQLLGATAKFPLGPYLLASRLKVPVLFVYVMKESRKHYHLYARTAEVKRGDAQGLLEKYTDNLEWIIAKYPLQWFNYFDFWGDKTNK; this is translated from the coding sequence ATGGCAACAGAATGGAAAGGAAAGTCCAAAGGCACCGTTTTAGGGTATAGAATCTATATTTTCTTTATCAAAAAACTGGGGCTGGGAGCTTCATACCTACTTCTGCATTTTGTGGTCTTGTACTACTGCATCTTTTCCGTTGACAGCACCAGGTCTATTTTTTATTACTTCCATAAGAGACTGGGGCATTCGACCCTAAAGAGTCTTTTCAATATCTACAGAAGCTACTACATTTTTGGCCAGACCATTATTGACAAAGCCGCTATATCGGCCGGTCTTCGAGATCGGTTCACTTATGAGTTTGACGGAATAGAAAAGATCGAGCAACTGCTTTCCGAAAAAAAAGGAGGCATTCTACTAAGCGCCCACATCGGAAATTTCGAGGTCGCCGAATTTTTTCTACAAGATGTAAATGCTTTTTCTTCGATCAACCTGGTTACTTGGGACCAAGAGCACGAAGAGATCAAGGCCTACATGGAGAGTGTTACTTCTAAATCGAACATCAAGCTTATCTTGATAAAAGAAGATATGTCGCATATCTTTGAAATACACACCGCCCTGACCAATGGCGAACTCGTTTGTTTTACGGGCGACCGATATATTGAAGGATCCAAATTCTTAGAACAACAGCTCTTAGGGGCCACCGCCAAATTTCCGCTAGGCCCTTACCTACTGGCTTCACGTTTAAAGGTTCCCGTCTTGTTCGTTTACGTAATGAAAGAATCGCGAAAACACTATCACCTATATGCTAGAACCGCCGAAGTAAAACGCGGCGACGCCCAAGGCTTACTTGAAAAATATACCGACAACCTCGAATGGATCATTGCCAAATATCCATTACAATGGTTTAATTATTTTGATTTTTGGGGAGATAAGACAAATAAATAA
- a CDS encoding beta-ketoacyl synthase N-terminal-like domain-containing protein, whose product MDSVYLSHNNIVSAYGLDSPAAINGIKNEVSGLTLVNDPDVLPNPFYSSLIDQKSVHEAFSKLNPQEAYTRLEQILLVSLADTLKKSGIPLTDRVGLIISTTKGNIDVLDADSPFDENRAYLSELGEKIKSFFGFKNEALVVSNACVSGVLALAVAKRLIHQKRYDHVFVVAGDLVSKFILSGFNSFQALSESPCRPYCKTRAGINIGEVGCSILVTKDKDRLIDASVRILGEASCNDANHISGPSRTGEGLYRSITSAMDQAQLAPKAIDFISAHGTATMYNDEMEAIAFNRAHIQDSPLNSLKGYFGHTLGASGLLETIIGMYSLHSNTLFASLGFQELGVSQPLNIIQETSAKESSVFLKTASGFGGCNTAAIFQKVNP is encoded by the coding sequence ATGGATAGTGTTTACCTCTCACATAACAATATTGTTTCCGCTTACGGACTCGATAGCCCAGCCGCGATAAATGGTATTAAGAACGAAGTATCCGGACTCACCTTGGTGAACGACCCCGACGTGCTTCCCAACCCTTTTTACTCTTCCCTGATCGACCAAAAAAGCGTGCATGAGGCATTCTCGAAGCTCAACCCCCAAGAAGCCTATACCCGACTCGAACAAATCCTTTTGGTCTCTTTGGCCGACACCCTTAAGAAATCGGGTATCCCCCTAACGGACAGGGTCGGACTCATCATATCGACTACCAAAGGCAATATCGATGTCTTGGATGCCGACAGCCCTTTCGATGAAAACAGGGCCTACCTGAGTGAACTAGGAGAAAAAATAAAGTCTTTTTTCGGCTTCAAAAACGAAGCCTTAGTAGTATCCAATGCTTGTGTTTCGGGAGTTTTAGCCTTGGCCGTAGCCAAGCGCCTCATTCATCAAAAACGCTATGACCACGTATTCGTGGTTGCCGGAGATTTGGTCAGCAAATTTATTTTATCGGGCTTTAACTCGTTTCAGGCCTTAAGCGAATCTCCCTGTAGACCGTATTGTAAGACCCGGGCAGGAATCAATATAGGCGAAGTTGGCTGCAGTATTCTCGTAACCAAGGACAAAGACCGACTCATTGATGCATCCGTTCGTATACTCGGGGAAGCCTCGTGCAACGATGCCAACCATATATCGGGACCCTCCCGAACGGGCGAGGGCCTTTATCGCAGTATTACGTCGGCCATGGACCAGGCCCAACTAGCACCCAAGGCCATAGATTTTATTTCGGCCCACGGTACGGCTACCATGTACAACGACGAAATGGAAGCCATTGCCTTTAACCGGGCCCATATACAAGACAGCCCCCTAAATAGCTTAAAGGGCTATTTTGGGCATACCTTAGGGGCTTCCGGTCTTTTGGAAACCATTATCGGCATGTATTCCTTACATTCGAACACTTTGTTCGCCTCCCTTGGCTTTCAAGAGCTGGGCGTTTCGCAACCCTTGAACATCATACAAGAAACCTCCGCCAAGGAAAGCAGTGTTTTTCTAAAGACAGCTTCGGGTTTCGGAGGTTGCAATACAGCGGCAATCTTTCAAAAAGTCAATCCATGA
- a CDS encoding ABC transporter ATP-binding protein, giving the protein MIQINDLSKKYKGADDFSVRNLDLTIAEGEIFGLLGPNGAGKTTLISMLSSLLKPTSGSFTIDGLNFKEHKNQLKQLIGIVPQEYALYPSLTAYENLVYFGSMYGLKGQALKNDINSHLETMGLSKFAHKKIKAFSGGMKRRINLISSILHKPKVLFLDEPTVGVDVQSKNVIMAYLKELNASGTTIIYTSHHLNEAEQFCTRVGIIDHGTLVCLGKPKELIAQEENAEHLEEVFLAKTGKALRDHA; this is encoded by the coding sequence ATGATCCAAATCAACGATCTTTCAAAAAAGTACAAAGGTGCCGACGATTTTTCCGTCCGGAATTTGGATTTGACCATAGCGGAAGGGGAAATTTTCGGACTTTTAGGTCCCAATGGAGCAGGAAAGACCACCCTTATTTCTATGTTGAGCTCTTTATTGAAACCTACTTCCGGAAGTTTTACGATCGACGGATTGAACTTCAAAGAGCACAAGAACCAACTTAAGCAGTTGATAGGCATCGTTCCACAGGAATATGCCCTCTACCCTTCCCTGACCGCCTATGAAAACCTCGTGTATTTTGGAAGCATGTACGGACTTAAGGGACAAGCGTTAAAGAACGATATCAATTCGCACCTTGAAACCATGGGGCTATCAAAATTCGCCCATAAGAAAATAAAGGCCTTTTCGGGCGGTATGAAACGCCGCATCAACCTTATATCGAGCATTCTGCACAAACCCAAAGTACTATTTTTAGACGAACCTACCGTAGGTGTAGATGTGCAGTCGAAAAATGTGATCATGGCCTATCTAAAAGAATTGAATGCCTCGGGAACGACCATTATTTACACCTCCCACCACTTGAACGAGGCAGAGCAATTTTGTACCCGCGTTGGCATTATCGACCACGGTACATTGGTTTGTTTGGGCAAACCCAAGGAACTTATCGCCCAGGAAGAAAATGCCGAACACCTAGAAGAGGTATTCTTGGCAAAAACCGGTAAAGCCCTACGTGACCATGCATAA
- a CDS encoding acyl-CoA thioesterase — MPSKTKKEISFTSEVRVRFAETDPLGIVWHGNYIQYFEDGREAFGRHHGISYLDQKAHNFSTPIVKSVCEHKLPLSYGDVATIKTTYVDCAAAKMIFKYEIYNPKGAVVCTGETVQVFVELGGELSLVIPPFFAEWKKKVGLLDG, encoded by the coding sequence ATGCCGTCTAAAACTAAAAAAGAAATTAGCTTCACAAGTGAGGTACGTGTACGTTTTGCGGAAACGGACCCATTGGGCATTGTCTGGCACGGCAATTATATTCAGTATTTTGAAGATGGGCGCGAAGCCTTTGGACGCCACCATGGCATTTCGTACCTAGATCAAAAAGCCCACAATTTTTCCACCCCCATAGTCAAATCGGTCTGCGAGCACAAACTACCTTTGAGCTATGGCGATGTGGCCACTATAAAAACCACCTATGTTGACTGTGCCGCCGCTAAAATGATTTTCAAATATGAGATTTACAACCCTAAGGGGGCCGTGGTCTGTACCGGGGAGACCGTTCAGGTCTTTGTGGAATTGGGTGGAGAACTCTCATTGGTAATTCCTCCATTTTTTGCGGAATGGAAGAAAAAAGTAGGCCTTTTAGATGGATAG
- a CDS encoding ABC transporter permease, which produces MEARTNIDIKNFLPHREPMLMANVTPYLDETSVETCFKVEASCIFVKNGHLSETGLIENAAQTCATIVGQSFFDDKDKDGNKNKVVGYISAVKKVEVFALPKVGETITTKGELISRYDNEAFSSCTIASETFRNGELIVACTLNFLIHEV; this is translated from the coding sequence TTGGAAGCACGGACCAACATAGATATCAAGAATTTTTTACCGCACCGTGAGCCTATGCTCATGGCCAATGTAACCCCATATCTTGACGAAACCTCCGTAGAGACCTGTTTTAAGGTGGAAGCCTCGTGCATTTTTGTAAAAAACGGACACCTATCGGAAACCGGACTCATTGAAAATGCGGCCCAAACCTGTGCTACCATAGTAGGACAAAGCTTTTTTGACGACAAGGACAAAGACGGGAATAAAAACAAGGTCGTTGGCTATATCAGTGCCGTAAAAAAAGTCGAGGTTTTTGCCCTACCGAAAGTAGGCGAAACCATAACGACCAAAGGGGAACTGATTTCAAGATATGACAACGAAGCCTTTAGCAGCTGCACCATTGCTTCTGAAACTTTCAGAAATGGAGAATTAATCGTAGCTTGTACTTTGAACTTTTTGATCCATGAAGTTTAA
- a CDS encoding BtrH N-terminal domain-containing protein, translated as MQIEFTHKQSAHCENGVVSNLMRHNGFEVSEPMVFGIGSGLLFCYIPFLKVNHAPVVTYRAMPGLIFNRFAKRVGIKIKREKFSSPETAKARLDENLQKNNPVGLQVGVYNLLYFPDEYRFHFNAHNLVVYGKVNGNYLISDPVMEQVTTLTERQLEKVRFAKGAFAPKGHIYYPTAFPKELELKNAIIKGIKQTCREMTAPVPIVGYKGIKTISKLIRKWPKKKGAKAANHYLGQIVRMQEEIGTGGGGFRYIYAAFLQEASQVLGNEKLKELSKEMTKIGDDWRDFAVNASRIYKNRSAQDDAYNKVADELDAIADSEAAFFKKLKKAI; from the coding sequence ATGCAAATAGAATTTACCCATAAACAATCTGCGCACTGCGAAAATGGTGTGGTAAGCAACTTAATGCGCCACAATGGTTTTGAGGTGAGCGAACCCATGGTTTTCGGCATTGGGTCGGGACTATTGTTCTGCTACATCCCTTTTTTAAAGGTCAACCATGCGCCGGTTGTAACCTACCGGGCCATGCCAGGCCTTATTTTCAATCGATTTGCCAAGAGGGTAGGCATAAAAATAAAGCGCGAAAAATTCAGTAGTCCCGAAACGGCAAAGGCACGGCTCGATGAAAATTTACAAAAGAACAATCCCGTCGGACTTCAGGTAGGGGTCTACAACCTCTTGTACTTTCCCGACGAATACCGCTTTCACTTTAACGCCCACAATTTGGTGGTCTACGGCAAGGTAAACGGAAACTACCTGATCAGCGACCCCGTCATGGAACAGGTCACCACCCTGACCGAAAGGCAACTGGAAAAAGTGCGTTTTGCCAAAGGCGCTTTTGCCCCTAAAGGCCATATTTACTATCCGACCGCCTTTCCTAAAGAATTGGAATTGAAAAATGCCATTATCAAAGGCATCAAACAAACCTGCCGAGAAATGACGGCACCCGTACCCATAGTGGGCTATAAAGGCATAAAGACAATCTCAAAACTGATCCGCAAATGGCCTAAGAAAAAAGGGGCCAAGGCGGCCAACCACTACTTGGGCCAAATCGTTCGCATGCAAGAAGAGATAGGAACCGGAGGCGGTGGGTTTCGTTATATCTACGCCGCTTTTCTACAAGAGGCCAGCCAAGTACTCGGCAACGAAAAACTCAAGGAACTTTCAAAGGAAATGACCAAAATCGGTGACGACTGGCGCGATTTTGCCGTAAATGCATCCCGCATCTACAAAAACCGCAGTGCCCAAGACGATGCCTATAACAAAGTGGCTGATGAACTAGATGCCATTGCCGATAGCGAAGCGGCCTTTTTTAAGAAATTGAAAAAAGCGATTTAG
- a CDS encoding beta-ketoacyl-ACP synthase III, with the protein MKNAYITKISKFLPNSPVENDQIEDKLGFIDGQKSRAKSIILRNNKIKKRYYAIDENGNVTHNNAQLTAAAIEELCDANFSKDQIELLSCGTSTPDQLLPSHAAMVHGELKNGNMEINSASGVCCSGMNALKYGYMAIKVGQVNNAVCTGSEKVSTWTKADFYQEEIEHLKALEENPMIAFDKDFLRWMLSDGSGAMLVENEPKGDTPLKIEWMEGFSYAFEMETCMYAGGEKLENGELKPWSEFAPEDWAKKSVFAIKQDVKLLGENILKKGVDCLKEVYEKHGIGPDDVDYYLPHISSYFFKQGLYDEMKDRGVEMPWEKWFLNLEHVGNVGAASIYLMLEELVASGKLKKGDRILLHVPESARFSYTYAYLTVC; encoded by the coding sequence ATGAAAAACGCCTACATTACCAAAATATCCAAGTTTCTGCCCAATTCCCCTGTCGAAAATGACCAAATTGAAGATAAATTAGGGTTTATAGACGGACAAAAATCCAGGGCTAAAAGCATCATCCTACGCAATAACAAAATTAAAAAGAGGTACTACGCCATTGATGAAAACGGCAATGTAACCCATAATAATGCCCAGCTCACCGCAGCGGCGATAGAAGAGCTTTGCGACGCCAATTTCAGCAAAGACCAAATAGAGCTTTTATCGTGCGGCACCTCTACACCCGATCAACTTTTGCCTTCCCATGCCGCCATGGTACATGGTGAATTGAAAAACGGGAACATGGAAATCAATTCGGCATCGGGAGTTTGCTGTTCAGGAATGAACGCCCTAAAATATGGCTATATGGCCATAAAAGTGGGCCAAGTAAACAATGCGGTCTGTACCGGTTCGGAAAAAGTTTCGACTTGGACCAAGGCCGATTTCTACCAAGAAGAAATCGAGCACCTTAAGGCCTTGGAAGAAAACCCCATGATCGCCTTCGACAAAGATTTTTTACGATGGATGCTTTCCGACGGATCCGGAGCGATGTTGGTGGAAAACGAACCCAAGGGAGACACTCCATTAAAAATCGAATGGATGGAAGGCTTTTCGTACGCCTTTGAAATGGAAACCTGTATGTATGCCGGCGGAGAAAAACTTGAAAACGGCGAGCTAAAACCTTGGAGCGAATTTGCCCCTGAAGATTGGGCGAAGAAATCGGTTTTCGCCATTAAGCAAGACGTAAAGCTACTTGGGGAGAACATCTTGAAAAAAGGGGTCGACTGCCTAAAAGAAGTATACGAAAAACACGGTATCGGTCCTGATGACGTCGACTACTACCTTCCCCATATTTCCTCGTATTTTTTCAAACAAGGACTCTACGACGAAATGAAAGACCGAGGCGTGGAGATGCCTTGGGAAAAATGGTTCTTAAACCTTGAACACGTGGGCAACGTAGGCGCTGCTTCCATATATCTAATGCTTGAAGAACTTGTTGCATCGGGCAAATTGAAGAAGGGCGATAGAATTTTATTACATGTGCCCGAAAGCGCACGTTTTTCATACACCTATGCCTATTTAACAGTGTGCTAG